The following DNA comes from Mycobacteroides immunogenum.
AGAGCCCTTCCGCGAGGCCCTGACCAAGCTGCAAAGCGACGCTCCGCCGCTGCCCGCCGACAAGGTGCACCGCGTCCTCGACGCCCAACTGGGTACCAAATGGCGGGAACGCTTCCAGTCCTTCGACGACAAGCCCGTCGCCTCGGCCAGCATCGGTCAGGTGCATCGCGCCGTGTGGAGCGACGGGCGTACGGTCGCGGTGAAAGTGCAGTACCCGGGTGCCGACGAGGCGGTGCGCTCCGACCTCAAAACCATGCAGCGACTCTCGTCGTTGTTCAAGCAGATCGTGCCCGGCGCCGATGTCAAAAGCATCATCGATGAGCTCATCGAGCGCACCGAGGAAGAACTCGACTACCGCATCGAGGCCACCAATCAGCGCGCCTTCGCCAAGGCCTTCAAGGGCGACCCCGAGTTCTATGTGTCGCCGGTCGTCGCCTCGGCCCCCAAGGTCGTCATCAGCGAGTGGATGCAGGGACGAAAGCTCTCCGAAATCATCAGCAGTGGAACAGAAGACGAGCGAAACGAATGCGGGCGCCTGCTGCTGAAATTCACCGTCAGCTCGCCATACCGCTGCGGGCTGCTGCACGCCGACACCCACCCCGGAAACTTCATGCTGCTGCCGGACGGGCGCTTGGGCGTGATGGACTTCGGCGCCTGCGCCACCCATGAGGGCGGATTCCCACCCAACCTGGGACCGATCTGGCGCCTGGAACGTGACGGAATGTGGGATGAACTGATACCCCTCATGCGCGAGGAAGGTTTCATCCCACCGCGCACCGACGTGTCCCCCGAGGAAATCGACGACTATCTCAAGCCGTTCATCGATCCGCTGAAGTCCGACGAGTTCCACTTCACCCGGAAATGGATGCAGCGCGTTGCCGCGAAATCCAGCGATCTGCGCGGCGCTCAATTCCAAACCGGGCGGCACCTCGACCTGCCTCCCGTGTACCTCATGATGTTCCGGGTGCTCGGCAGCCTGTCCGGCATTCTGGCCCAACTCGACGCGACAGTCCCGTATGCGCGAATCATCGGCGACTGGGTTCCCGGCTTCCGCGAGGACGAGCCCGTCGCCGCCAGCTAGCAACAGCTAGCATTCCGACAAGACGTGGGGGCAACGACGCCACACGGAAGGATATGAGGTGACATGGCAGATATTCGCCGCGGCGGACTCAGCCGGATGACCAAGCTGGCAAGCCTGCCCGCCGGGATGGCGGGGCGCGCGGTCCTGGGAGTTGGCAAACGGCTGACCGGGACCTCCGCCGACGAGGTCAATGCCGAGCTCTTGGAGAAGGCTGCCGACGAGCTGTTCAAGGTGCTCGGCGAGCTCAAGGGCGGCGCCATGAAAGTCGGACAGGCGCTGTCGGTGATGGAAGCCGCGATACCGCCCCAGTTCGCCGATCCGTTCCGTGAGGCGCTGGTCAAGCTGCAGAGTGAGGCCCCACCGTTGCCCGCGGCCAAGGTGCATCGCGTACTCGACGCCCAGCTCGGCACCAAATGGCGCGATCGCTTCCAGTCCTTCGACGACACTCCCGTCGCCTCCGCGAGCATCGGCCAGGTGCACAAGGGCGTGTGGAAAGACGGCCGCGAGGTGGCCGTGAAGATCCAGTACCCCGGTGCCGACGACGCGTTGCGTGCGGATCTCAAGCTCATCGCACGGATGACGCCGTTGGCCAAACAGATTGCCCCCAAAGCAGATATCGACAGGCTCGTGGCCGAGATCAGCGACCGCATCGAAGCCGAGCTGGACTATCGCCTGGAGGCCTCCAACCAGCGCGCGTTCGCGAAGGCTTTCGCCAACGATCCGAATTTCTTTGTGCCCGCGGTCGTCGCGAGCGCGCCCAAGGTCATCATCTCCGAGTGGATGGAAGGGCGACGGCTTTCGAAAATCATCGCCGAAGGCACCCGCGAGCAGCGTGATTCCGCGGGTGCGCTGATGCTCGAATTCACGGTGAAATCACCGGAGAGCGTGGGTCTGGTGCATGCCGATCCGCATCCGGGAAACTTCATGCTGCTGCCCGACGGACGTTTCGGCATCATCGATTTCGGCGCGGTCTCCGAGCATGCGGGCGGCATCCCGCCGGAGTTCGGCGAGGTGCTGTGCTGGGCGCGAGATGAACAGTGGGATCAGGTGATCCGGCTGATCAAGCAGCTCGGATTCATGCCACCGGAGGTCGAGCTGTCCGGAGATCGGGTGATGGATTACATCAGACCACTCTGGCCCTATGTCGATCCGCTGCGCTCGGGCGAATTCCACTTCACCCGCGAATGGTTCCAGCGGGCCGCGGTGGCATCCACGGATCTGTTGGACGAAGGATTCGCGGACCGGTTCAAGTTGGCACGGCAGATGACGGTGCCGCCCGGTTACGTGATGCTGTTGCGCACACTCGGCGGAATGATCGGGGTTCTGGTGCAACTCGATGCGCACGTGAACTACGCGGCGATCGCCGAAGAATGGATGCCGGGGTTCTTCGCGCCCAACACGAAGCCCGCCTAAACGCATTGCTCCCCATCGCCTGATGACGATGGGGAGCAATGGTTATCCAGCCCTGCGACCTTGATGCGCCGCGTCATGCCGCGGCGGTGTCGGCGTCAGGCAGCGGGTTCTTGCGCGGACGCCCACGCGGCCGCTTGCGCGCCACGATGGCACCCTGCTCCAGGATCTCGCCACCCCAGACGCCCCACGGCTCCGCACGGTCCAGCGCAGCGGCCAGGCACTGCGACCGGATCGGGCAGTCCACGCACAGCGCCTTGGCCCGCTCCAGGTCGGCGGGGCTTTCCGCGAACCACAGGTCCGCGTCCGCGACGTGGCACGGCAGCGCGAGTCTTCGGGCCTCCACTTCGACGGTCATCATGTGTCCGTTCACCTGCTTCCTCTTCGGTTCCTCGTAAAACTGTTGGTCTCGTATCGGTGTCTTATCGATCGAGATCCGGAACCACGTTTGAGGTTGTGAGGCTCAAACAAATGTGGCCACGGATCCCGGTGGTGTCGGGTCCGTGGCCTGGGAGGCGGTTGAGGGGCTACCTAGATGTATCCCCTATTCACGGACGCGACATTCGCGGCTGCGGCAGCGCGGTGCTTAATCGCGGGAGCCGAGCCGGCCATCGACATGGCAGCTACCGCCGGCTTAACGGCGGAACGCGTCTGGAGCGACGGCGGAGCGATCGGCAACACGACAAAGGCACCATGGGCATCACGCCACAAGGTGTCTCCGTAATTCATGGGTGTATTCATTTCGCTCCTCCTTCCGTCTACTCGCACGTGAACAGGTCTGGTTTGGAATCCTCACGAATTCCTGACGCCCAGAGTAAAAGGTCGCCTATTCGGTTGACAAGTTATTTTTGACCTGCGGCAATACTTCCGAACCAGTTTCGTCTCACTGGCCTCTTTTTCGCGCTACACCGATGTCAGCAGCCGAGACCGGAACAGATCCAACACCTGATCCAGCGCCGCACGCGTGGGCTGTCCGGGCTCATCGATGAGATGTTCGGTGACCACCGAATGCGGCGGCATCGGTGAATCCGGGTTGGCAGCACTTCCGGGCAGTTCAATGGCGACGAACGCGTCGCCCAGCTCCTCCTTGAGGAACTGGAACCGTTCGGCGGGCACCAATTTGTCGGTGGTGAAACGCATGCCGAGCACGGTGAGCCCGTCGTGTTGGCAGCGATGCTTGACCTTGGCCAAATCCGACGGCGAGATGTCGATGTTGTGCCGCGCGCTCTTGGTGAGACCGACCGGCATCGACGGCTGGGACAGCACAGGGGCCAGCAGCCGATCGTCGGCAGCCATCGCCAGCGCGTACCCGCCCGTGAAGCACATGCCGATGGCGCCCACCCCGGGGCCACCGCTGCGTTCGTGTTCATTCTGGGCCAGCGCCCGCAGCCAGGCGACCACCGGAGAGCTCTTACCGGTGGCCAGCACCGTGAATTCGCGGCTCACACAGCCGCGGAACATCGAGGACGCCAGGTACGTGGCGGTGCGCAGCCAGCCTCCGTCCTTGGGGTCGGTGTTCTGCCCTGGATTGCCAAAGAGATGCGGCATCACGGCAGTGCAACCGATATCGGCCACCTTGCGCGCGAAGTTGGCGACCTTGGGCGTGATCCCCGGCATCTCCGCGATCACGATCACCGCTGGTCCGCTGCCTTTTCGCAACACGATCTTGGTCTCGCCCTCATGGGTGAAGGTGCCTGCTTCGAAATCGCGGAGGTCATCGTCGGCCATGGGGCGAGCCTAGGACGAGATCACGCTCCGCGCTAGACACGTGTTGAACAAGGAATTACGAGGATCTGGCGCGCACCAGACGCAGCACGTCCGGGCCATACTGCTCCAGCTTGCGCGCGCCGATCCCCGGGATGGCCACCAGTGCGGCGTCGTCGCCGGGGAGCAGCTCGGCGATGGCGATCAAGGTGTTGTCGGTGAAGACCACGAACGCCGGTACCTTCATCTCCTTCGCCGTCTTCAGGCGCCAATCCTTCAGCGCGACAAGGAGTTCTTCGTCGATATCGGACGGGCAGCTCTCGCAACGCCGCAGCAGTACCGCCGCCGGTGTGCTCAATGCCGCGTTGCAGATGCGGCAGCGCGCGCCACTGCCCCGGCGCCGCGGTGTTGCGGACGCGGGAAGTTGTGCGGTCGGTGCGATTCCGTTGAGGAATCGGGAATGCTTGCGCGACTTGCGGCCGCCGGCCGCCCGGGCCAACGCCCAACTCAAGTTCAAATGCACACGCGCGCGGGTGATTCCGACGTACAGCAGGCGGCGCTCTTCTTCTACCGGCTCGATATCTCCGGCGCGCGAGAGCGCATGCGAGATGGGCAGGGTGCCATCGGCCAGCCCCACCAGGAACACCGCATCCCATTCCAGGCCCTTCGCCGCGTGCAGCGAAGCCAGCGTCACCCCCTGCACGGTGGGTGGGTGCCGCGCCTCGGCTCGTACTCTCAGCTCACGCACGAGGCCGGGCAGATCCAGCTCCGGCTGACGAGTGCACTCCTCTTCGGCGAGCTCGACCAAAGCACGCAGCGATCCCCACCGCTCGCGCGCCTGCGTGCCGTGCGGCTCCTCCGGCGACAGTCCCAGGGGTTCCAGAATCTCCTGAACCTGTTGCGGCACGGGAAGTTCAGCGGACGCACGATCCGCGGCACGCTGCAGGGCCACCAACGCCTGGCGCACTTCCTGACGGGTGAAGAACCCCTCGCCGCCACGCACCTGAAACGGTACGCCGGCCTCGGTGAGCGCCTCCTCATACACCTCGGACTGTGCGTTGATGCGGTACAGCACCGCGATCTCGGACGCAGGAGTACCGGACTCAATCAGTGCAGCAATGGATTTCGCTACCGACTTGGCCTCCGCGGCCTCATCGTCATGCTCGGAGAACCGCGGGGTGGGGCCTTCCGCGCGCTGGCCGATAAGTTGCAGCTTGCTGCCCGCCACCCGGCCCTGCGCTGCCGAGATCAGCCGGTTGGCCAGCGAAACCACTTGCGGTGTGGAGCGATAGTCACGTTCCAAGCGGACCACCGTCGCATCAGGAAAGCGGCGAGAGAAACCGAGCAGATACTGCGGGGTGGCGCCGGTGAACGAGTAGATGGTCTGGTTGGCATCACCCACGACGGTCAGGTCATCGCGGGGACCGAGCCACGCGTCGAGCACACGCTGCTGCAGCGGGGTGACGTCCTGGTATTCATCAACGACGAAACAGCGGTAGCGGTCCCGGAACTCGTCGGCGACGGTCGCGGAGTTCTCGATGGCGGCCGCCGTGTGTAACAACAGGTCATCGAAATCGAGAAGGGTCGAACCGTCGGGCCGGGCCTTGAGTTTCTCGTAGCCCGCATAGACCTTGGCGACCTGCTCGGCGGGAACCGGCACATCCCGCCCGAATTTGGCAGCAGCCGCCGGATAGGCCTCCGGGCTGATCAATGATGCCTTGGCCCATTCGATTTCACCGGCGAGGTCACGAACCGCGTCGGTGGTGGTGCTCAGTTTCGCGCGATTCGCGGCCTGCGCCACGAGCGTGAACTTGCTATCGATCAACTCCCAGCGGGTGTCGCCGACCAACTGCGGCCAGAAGTATCGGAGCTGTCGTAGACCGGCGGCGTGGAAGGTGACCGCTTGCGCCGATCCGACGCCCAAGTCGCGCAATCGACCGCGCATCTCCCCCGCTGCCCGCTGGGTGAAGGTGACCGCCAGGATCTGCCCGGCGGCGACATGGCCGGATTCGACCAGATGGGCGATGCGATGGGTGATGGTGCGGGTCTTACCGGTTCCGGCCCCGGCGAGCACGCAGACAGGGCCGCGCGGTGCGGTGACGGCGGCACGCTGCTCGTCGTCGAGACCATCAAGGAGAGAGCGCGGCACCCGACCATCCTTTCAGCAACCGCCGACAACAAACCTCCCCCACCCCGCTGTTGACAGATCTCACACCCCGGCGGAACACCCCGGCGGGGTATGACGTTGAATGCGGATGTGACTACAGCGAGCGATTCCGACCTCACCATGTACTCCACCACCTGGTGCGGCTACTGCCGTCGGCTGGAGACGCAGCTGAAGGCCGCCGGCATCGGCTACACCAAGGTCGATATCGAGCAGGACCCGGCCGCCGCCGACTACGTCGCGAATGTCAACGGGGGCAACCAGACCGTGCCGACCGTGAAGTTCCCGGATGGCAGCGCGCTCACCAATCCGTCACTGGCCCAGGTCAAGGCGAAGTTGGGCGTCTGATCCACTAGTCCTTGGCGTAGGCCCAGGACTCCACGATCTCCCGGGCTATCGAGATCGAGCCCGGGAGCATCAGCCGCGAATCCGACGGCGTGGTCCAATCCCCCAGCTCAAGTGCCGCGCGCACCTCGTCGCGGGTGAACCAGTCGGCCTCGGCGATCTCACCGTCGTTGAAGGCGAACGGTTGCGACGGATCGCCGATCGCGTGAAATCCCAACATGATGGACCGCGGGAAAGGCCATGGCTGGCTGCCCAGGTACTGCACATCGGTGACCGTGAGGCCCACTTCTTCGGCGATCTCGCGGGCCACACACGCTTCCAGCGATTCGCCCGCCTCCACGAATCCGGCCAGCAGCGAGAACATCCGTTCCGGCCAGAACTTCTGACGGCCGAGCACCGCGCGATCACCGCCGTCATGCACCAAGCAGATGATGGCGGGATCAGTCCGCGGGAACTCCTCCTGGCCGGTGCTTGAGTTCACCCGAACCCAGCCGCCCTTGGCGGGCGTGGTGGGTGAGCCGTCGACGGGGCTGTACCCGGCGCTGTCATGCCAGGCCAGCATGGCCATCGCGGTGGCCAGCAGCGCGGCACTGGTGTCGTCGAACAGCTGGCCGGAGCGGCGCAGGTCCAACAGCGGCGCGCTGTCATCGCCAAGATCGGCACGCACCGCCCACACGTGACGGCCACCCGGGATGCGGCCCAGGAACACAGCGTGCTCGGGCGGTACGTCGCCGGTACGGGCGGCGTCCTCGAGGACCACTCGCCCGTCGACGATGTTCACCCGGCCACGCACATCCAGGGTGATCAGGCCCGCCTCGGCCCAGCCCTTGGCCAATTCCTCGGGGTTCGACCGCAGTTCGTCCGCACGATCCAGCCCAACGCGGGAAAGCAGAGGAATGTTGCGAAGACGGAAGGTCATGTCATGCTCCGGCGTTGCGGACATACAGCAGGCGATCGGCGGCTTCGATGGAATCCACCTCGGGCGCATCGACTCGGTGCAGGGTGCCGTCACGCACCACACCGAGGACGATGTCGGACAGGTGCCGTGGTGAGCCGCCGATCTCGCTGCGCTCCACCTCGCGTTCGGCAATCGCGAACCCCGCCTCCGGGGTCAGCAGGTCCTCGATCATCTCCACGACCCGTGGTGTCGTGGTGGCAATACCGAGCAGACGTCCGGCGGTTTCGGAGGACACCACCACCGAGTCCGCGCCGGACTGGCGCAGCAGGTGCACGTTCTCTGCCTCGCGGATCGCGGCGACGATCTTGGCGTGGGGAGCCAGTTCCCGGGCGGTGAGCGTGACCAGCACCGAGGTGTCGTCGCGGTTGGCCGCGACGATGATCGACTTGGCATTCTGCACACCCGCGAGCCGCAGCACGTCTGATTTGGTGGCACTGCCACGCACGGTCACCAGATCTGCCGCGGCCGCGGCGTCCAGCGCCATCTGGTCTTCGTCGACGACCACGATCTCGGCCGGCGCGGCGCCGTCGGAGAGCATCGCCTGCACGGCGGTTTTCCCCTTGGTTCCGTATCCGACGACAACGGTGTGGTTGCGCACGCGGGCCCTCCATCGCTGGATCTTCAGTGCTTGACGCGAACGTTCGGTGAGCGCCTCGACCGTGGTACCGACCAGGACGATCAGGAACAGCAGGCGCAAGGGTGTGATGACGAGAATGTTCACCAGCCGCGCCCCCTCGGTGTACGGGGTGATATCGCCGTATCCGGTGGTCGAGAGCGAGACGGTGGCGTAGTAGAAGCAGTCGAGGAAGCTGAGCGGATCGCTTTCCTCTGGAGTGGATGCGACATCCCGGTAACCGCTGCGGTCCGCGTACACCACGAGCACCGCGGCGAACAGCGTTCCTATCGCGATGAGGATGCGTTTACCGATCGCTCGCCACGGGCTGGCGGCGTTCTCGGGGATACGCAGCACACCGACCAACGCGTGGTCTGGCTGTGCGGTCAGCGTCTCATCAAGGCCGCGAAACCGCTGGCGAAACTTACCTGCCATACGCCGATCGCGTCCGACTCACCGGTTGCACGGGTGTCAATCTACTCATATGGCGCGCCCGTGGTTCGCGTTGGCTGGTGACATACCGGCGAGGTTTGGGCAGATATCAATCTCGGGTCAGCTCTGCGAGCTCCTCCGCCTGCGGCAACTCGGGTAGCTCGGCCGGGGCGATGGTGCGGCCCGTGCGCACATAGTGGAATGCGGCGCGCACGCGTGCGGGATCGATTCCCCGTAACGACGCCCACGCACGCCGATACACGGCCAGCTGCAGCGCGGCGGCTTCCATCTCGTCGCCCGACGGCTCATGTCCGGTCTTCCAATCGACGACCGTCCACGTGTCGTCCGTCCCGCCGTCGGGTCCGAATACGGCGTCGATGCGGCCACGTACGACGGTTCCGGCAACGGAAATCTCGAAGGGCACCTCAACCTCGGCGGGGGATCGATCCGCCCACTCCGAGTCGAGGAACGCCACCTGCAGCGCCGCCAGATCTTCGGCGTCCTCGAAATTCCCGTGGCCGTCACCGGGCAGATCTTCGAAATCGATGAGCCGCACCGACCCGTAGTGGCGTTGCACCCAGGCGTGGAACGCGGTGCCGCGACGCGCTTCCAGGTCCGGGCGGGTAGGACGCGGACGTGTCAGCTTGCGTGCCAGGGCCTGAGGGTCCTGTCGCAGCTCCACCAGGCTTGTCACCGAAAGATGTTGAGGAAGAGACATTTCCGGGCGACGATGGGCCTGCTCACGTTCACGCAACAAGGCGTCGACGTCGGCCGCCCACCCCTCGACGTCATCATCGTCCGCCGCGGTCTGGGCTGCCTCACCGGCGCGTGCCTCCCGTACCAACCGGGCGCCGGCCTCGATGTCGCCGCGTCTGCCCGCAAGCGGATCAGCAGGCCATGCCGCTTCGACGGTCTGCTCGAGCATGGGATTGCGCTCACCGGCCGCGGGCTCGGGAGCCCACTGTTCGACAGTTCCGCAGGGAATGCCTTCGGCAGCCGCCGACTCGATGACATCGCGCAGCTCAACCAGAAAGTCTGATGGCCCCTTCGGTTTGAGCCCGGTCTGACCCCAGTGGTGCCCCGAGACGAACAGCTGCTCGGCGCAGCGGGTAACCGCCACATACAGCAGCCGCCGCTCTTCATCGATCCGGCGTGTGGCCAGGCTGTCCTTGTGGCGTGTGATGGCATCGGCGAGCTGTTTACGGTTGGTGATGCCCTCGGTATCCAGCTGCGGTACCCCGAAATGATCTCCCTGGGTGGCCCGATCGCCGCGGACCAACGGAGGTAGTTCGGTGGCGCTGGTCAGCCATGTCGGCGCGGCCACACCCGACGGGAACACCCCGGCGCTCAGGTGCGGTACGGCCACGACCTCCCATTCCAGCCCCTTGGCCGAATGCACGGTCAGGATCTGCACCCGCCCCGGGCTCGTCGCCACCTCCACGGGGGCAAGGCCCTTTTCGATCTCCCATGCGGCGTCCAGGTATTGCAAGAACGCGGTGACCACCCCCACCGGATCGCTCTGGTCGGCGGATTCGGCGAATCCGGCGGCGACATCGGTGAAAGCACGCAATTGGTCCATGCCGCCGTTGCGTTGTCCCGCGGCCAGTTCGACGTCCAATGCCAGTACGCGCTGCACCTCGCTGATCAGATCGGTGAGCGGCATACCGAGGCGCGCGCGCAACGCGGACAATTCCCGTCGCAGTGCGGTGAGCCGCGCCCAGCCCTCCGAGGAGTACTCGTCGGGCGTACCGGGATCGCTGATGGCATCGGCCAGGCACGGAACATCAGCTTCTTCTCCCCCGTCCTCGCCGATCATCCCGGACCCGCCGCGGCCGAAGCCCATCGCCCGCCGCCAGAGCACCACCAGGTCGTGGGCCCCGAGACGCCACCGGGGCCCGGTCAGCACTCGCAGGGCGGCAGGACCCGCCGTCGGGTCGGCAACAAGGCGCAGCATCGCGACGGTATCGGCAACCTCGGGCAGGCCGAGTAGACCGGTCAACCCAACCACCTCGACCGGAACACCTTGCGCAGCAAGCGCCTCCGCCATGGGTGCGGCGTCACCATTGCGCCTGACCAATACCGCCGCGGCCGGGGGGCGATTGCCCTCGCGATGTGCTTTCTCATAGACCGAGGCCAGTTGTGTTGCCACCCACTCTCGTTCGGCGGCGATGTCGCTGAACAACGCGCACGAGATGTGGCCGGACGTCGCATCCGGCCGGGGCCGCAGTGGCCGCACCGCCACCGAACGCCGCCGCGCCTCCTCGGACACGGCGTTGGCCAGATGCAAGGCCTCGGGTGGGTTACGCCAGCTGGTGCGTAACTCCAGGGTCGGCGCGGGCGTGCCATCCGGCAGCGGGAAATCGGTGGTGAATCGGGGCAGGTTGGTCGCCGAAGCGCCCCGCCAGCCGTAGATGGACTGGATCGGATCACCCACAGCGGTCAACGCCAACTCGGGATCGACACCACGCCCGAACAAGGACGACAACAAGACGCGTTGCGCGTGCCCGGTGTCCTGGTACTCGTCCAGCAGCACCACCCGGTAGCGGTCGCGCTGAGTCTGCCCGACAACGGGATGTCCGGCGGCCAACCGAGCCGACAACGACATCTGTGCACCGAAGTCGAGCACCCCGCGGGCGCGCATCAGCGCGATCAGCTGCTGCACGATCACAACGAGTTGTGTTCGCTCACGCTGTGTTTCGATCAACCGCAGCAACCAGGCGCTGGGCCCGCCGTCTCGCTGGCGCGGACCGGGCGGCAGGGTGAGAATCAGCTGTTCCAGCTCGTCGTGTGAGGACAGCAGATCGGTGGTGTCCACCAGATGCTCCGAGAGCTGACCGGCCAGCGCCAGCACCGCCGCGGTGACGGCACCAGGAGTTTTCTCGGTGTCCAGGTCGCCATCGAAATCACAGACCAGCCGGAAAGCCAGCTGCCACAG
Coding sequences within:
- a CDS encoding ABC1 kinase family protein, with amino-acid sequence MAEIRRGRAARAAKLASLPAGIAGRAALGVGKRLTGKSKDEVNAEMMEKAAEQLFQVLGELKGAAMKLGQALSVFEAAIPPAFAEPFREALTKLQSDAPPLPADKVHRVLDAQLGTKWRERFQSFDDKPVASASIGQVHRAVWSDGRTVAVKVQYPGADEAVRSDLKTMQRLSSLFKQIVPGADVKSIIDELIERTEEELDYRIEATNQRAFAKAFKGDPEFYVSPVVASAPKVVISEWMQGRKLSEIISSGTEDERNECGRLLLKFTVSSPYRCGLLHADTHPGNFMLLPDGRLGVMDFGACATHEGGFPPNLGPIWRLERDGMWDELIPLMREEGFIPPRTDVSPEEIDDYLKPFIDPLKSDEFHFTRKWMQRVAAKSSDLRGAQFQTGRHLDLPPVYLMMFRVLGSLSGILAQLDATVPYARIIGDWVPGFREDEPVAAS
- a CDS encoding ABC1 kinase family protein, which gives rise to MADIRRGGLSRMTKLASLPAGMAGRAVLGVGKRLTGTSADEVNAELLEKAADELFKVLGELKGGAMKVGQALSVMEAAIPPQFADPFREALVKLQSEAPPLPAAKVHRVLDAQLGTKWRDRFQSFDDTPVASASIGQVHKGVWKDGREVAVKIQYPGADDALRADLKLIARMTPLAKQIAPKADIDRLVAEISDRIEAELDYRLEASNQRAFAKAFANDPNFFVPAVVASAPKVIISEWMEGRRLSKIIAEGTREQRDSAGALMLEFTVKSPESVGLVHADPHPGNFMLLPDGRFGIIDFGAVSEHAGGIPPEFGEVLCWARDEQWDQVIRLIKQLGFMPPEVELSGDRVMDYIRPLWPYVDPLRSGEFHFTREWFQRAAVASTDLLDEGFADRFKLARQMTVPPGYVMLLRTLGGMIGVLVQLDAHVNYAAIAEEWMPGFFAPNTKPA
- a CDS encoding WhiB family transcriptional regulator, which translates into the protein MMTVEVEARRLALPCHVADADLWFAESPADLERAKALCVDCPIRSQCLAAALDRAEPWGVWGGEILEQGAIVARKRPRGRPRKNPLPDADTAAA
- a CDS encoding dienelactone hydrolase family protein, producing MADDDLRDFEAGTFTHEGETKIVLRKGSGPAVIVIAEMPGITPKVANFARKVADIGCTAVMPHLFGNPGQNTDPKDGGWLRTATYLASSMFRGCVSREFTVLATGKSSPVVAWLRALAQNEHERSGGPGVGAIGMCFTGGYALAMAADDRLLAPVLSQPSMPVGLTKSARHNIDISPSDLAKVKHRCQHDGLTVLGMRFTTDKLVPAERFQFLKEELGDAFVAIELPGSAANPDSPMPPHSVVTEHLIDEPGQPTRAALDQVLDLFRSRLLTSV
- a CDS encoding ATP-dependent DNA helicase UvrD2 codes for the protein MPRSLLDGLDDEQRAAVTAPRGPVCVLAGAGTGKTRTITHRIAHLVESGHVAAGQILAVTFTQRAAGEMRGRLRDLGVGSAQAVTFHAAGLRQLRYFWPQLVGDTRWELIDSKFTLVAQAANRAKLSTTTDAVRDLAGEIEWAKASLISPEAYPAAAAKFGRDVPVPAEQVAKVYAGYEKLKARPDGSTLLDFDDLLLHTAAAIENSATVADEFRDRYRCFVVDEYQDVTPLQQRVLDAWLGPRDDLTVVGDANQTIYSFTGATPQYLLGFSRRFPDATVVRLERDYRSTPQVVSLANRLISAAQGRVAGSKLQLIGQRAEGPTPRFSEHDDEAAEAKSVAKSIAALIESGTPASEIAVLYRINAQSEVYEEALTEAGVPFQVRGGEGFFTRQEVRQALVALQRAADRASAELPVPQQVQEILEPLGLSPEEPHGTQARERWGSLRALVELAEEECTRQPELDLPGLVRELRVRAEARHPPTVQGVTLASLHAAKGLEWDAVFLVGLADGTLPISHALSRAGDIEPVEEERRLLYVGITRARVHLNLSWALARAAGGRKSRKHSRFLNGIAPTAQLPASATPRRRGSGARCRICNAALSTPAAVLLRRCESCPSDIDEELLVALKDWRLKTAKEMKVPAFVVFTDNTLIAIAELLPGDDAALVAIPGIGARKLEQYGPDVLRLVRARSS
- a CDS encoding mycoredoxin is translated as MTLNADVTTASDSDLTMYSTTWCGYCRRLETQLKAAGIGYTKVDIEQDPAAADYVANVNGGNQTVPTVKFPDGSALTNPSLAQVKAKLGV
- the nudC gene encoding NAD(+) diphosphatase, which gives rise to MTFRLRNIPLLSRVGLDRADELRSNPEELAKGWAEAGLITLDVRGRVNIVDGRVVLEDAARTGDVPPEHAVFLGRIPGGRHVWAVRADLGDDSAPLLDLRRSGQLFDDTSAALLATAMAMLAWHDSAGYSPVDGSPTTPAKGGWVRVNSSTGQEEFPRTDPAIICLVHDGGDRAVLGRQKFWPERMFSLLAGFVEAGESLEACVAREIAEEVGLTVTDVQYLGSQPWPFPRSIMLGFHAIGDPSQPFAFNDGEIAEADWFTRDEVRAALELGDWTTPSDSRLMLPGSISIAREIVESWAYAKD
- a CDS encoding potassium channel family protein — translated: MAGKFRQRFRGLDETLTAQPDHALVGVLRIPENAASPWRAIGKRILIAIGTLFAAVLVVYADRSGYRDVASTPEESDPLSFLDCFYYATVSLSTTGYGDITPYTEGARLVNILVITPLRLLFLIVLVGTTVEALTERSRQALKIQRWRARVRNHTVVVGYGTKGKTAVQAMLSDGAAPAEIVVVDEDQMALDAAAAADLVTVRGSATKSDVLRLAGVQNAKSIIVAANRDDTSVLVTLTARELAPHAKIVAAIREAENVHLLRQSGADSVVVSSETAGRLLGIATTTPRVVEMIEDLLTPEAGFAIAEREVERSEIGGSPRHLSDIVLGVVRDGTLHRVDAPEVDSIEAADRLLYVRNAGA
- a CDS encoding ATP-dependent helicase, with amino-acid sequence MSAYSPAELSKALGLFEPTEEQAAVIGAPPGPMVVIAGAGAGKTETMAARVVWLLANGYATPGQVLGLTFTRKAAGQLLRRVRSRLGRLAGSGILAPVAADEPDPVIATYHAYAGTLLREHGLLLPMEPNARLLTETQLWQLAFRLVCDFDGDLDTEKTPGAVTAAVLALAGQLSEHLVDTTDLLSSHDELEQLILTLPPGPRQRDGGPSAWLLRLIETQRERTQLVVIVQQLIALMRARGVLDFGAQMSLSARLAAGHPVVGQTQRDRYRVVLLDEYQDTGHAQRVLLSSLFGRGVDPELALTAVGDPIQSIYGWRGASATNLPRFTTDFPLPDGTPAPTLELRTSWRNPPEALHLANAVSEEARRRSVAVRPLRPRPDATSGHISCALFSDIAAEREWVATQLASVYEKAHREGNRPPAAAVLVRRNGDAAPMAEALAAQGVPVEVVGLTGLLGLPEVADTVAMLRLVADPTAGPAALRVLTGPRWRLGAHDLVVLWRRAMGFGRGGSGMIGEDGGEEADVPCLADAISDPGTPDEYSSEGWARLTALRRELSALRARLGMPLTDLISEVQRVLALDVELAAGQRNGGMDQLRAFTDVAAGFAESADQSDPVGVVTAFLQYLDAAWEIEKGLAPVEVATSPGRVQILTVHSAKGLEWEVVAVPHLSAGVFPSGVAAPTWLTSATELPPLVRGDRATQGDHFGVPQLDTEGITNRKQLADAITRHKDSLATRRIDEERRLLYVAVTRCAEQLFVSGHHWGQTGLKPKGPSDFLVELRDVIESAAAEGIPCGTVEQWAPEPAAGERNPMLEQTVEAAWPADPLAGRRGDIEAGARLVREARAGEAAQTAADDDDVEGWAADVDALLREREQAHRRPEMSLPQHLSVTSLVELRQDPQALARKLTRPRPTRPDLEARRGTAFHAWVQRHYGSVRLIDFEDLPGDGHGNFEDAEDLAALQVAFLDSEWADRSPAEVEVPFEISVAGTVVRGRIDAVFGPDGGTDDTWTVVDWKTGHEPSGDEMEAAALQLAVYRRAWASLRGIDPARVRAAFHYVRTGRTIAPAELPELPQAEELAELTRD